The Streptomyces aurantiacus genome includes a region encoding these proteins:
- a CDS encoding alpha/beta fold hydrolase, translating to MTSSFVTASPAVAGVTHHTAEVNGTTLHYVSAGDTGSPILLVHGWPESWWAFRDVIPLLAATHRVFAVDLRGFGDSGIADGDHDLATMAEDLHRLVAHLGVGPVHVTCQDISGGPVFAFAATHPGDVLSFTGVETTLPGYGWEVLADVRNGGSWHVGFLAAPGIPELFLAGRERVMLDWAVSVMTMVPGGVTEADRDEFARTYARPGGWRGTEGLYRSSLTGGDRMRELAESRPLTVPVLAVDGINAPYTERTMRQVAGDVTAVTIPDVGHFVAQEAPAAFATAVGDFVDRVDRSR from the coding sequence ATGACCAGCTCTTTCGTGACCGCCTCGCCCGCCGTGGCGGGCGTCACGCACCACACCGCCGAGGTCAACGGCACCACGTTGCACTACGTCTCGGCGGGCGACACCGGCTCCCCGATCCTGCTGGTGCACGGGTGGCCGGAGTCCTGGTGGGCCTTCCGCGACGTCATCCCGCTGCTCGCCGCCACCCACCGGGTGTTCGCCGTCGACCTGCGCGGCTTCGGCGACTCCGGCATCGCCGACGGCGACCACGACTTGGCCACCATGGCGGAGGACCTGCACCGGCTGGTCGCCCACCTCGGCGTCGGGCCCGTGCACGTGACCTGCCAGGACATCAGCGGCGGGCCGGTCTTCGCGTTCGCGGCCACGCACCCCGGCGACGTCCTCAGCTTCACCGGCGTCGAGACCACCCTTCCGGGGTACGGCTGGGAGGTGCTGGCCGACGTGAGGAACGGCGGCTCCTGGCACGTGGGATTCCTGGCCGCCCCGGGAATTCCGGAGCTGTTCCTGGCCGGCCGCGAGCGAGTGATGCTCGACTGGGCCGTCTCGGTGATGACGATGGTGCCGGGCGGGGTCACCGAGGCCGACCGCGACGAGTTCGCCCGCACCTACGCGCGGCCGGGCGGCTGGCGCGGCACCGAGGGGCTCTACCGTTCCTCCCTGACCGGCGGCGACCGGATGCGGGAACTGGCCGAGTCGCGGCCGCTGACCGTTCCCGTGCTCGCCGTCGACGGCATCAACGCCCCCTACACCGAGCGGACAATGCGCCAGGTCGCCGGCGACGTCACCGCGGTCACGATTCCGGACGTCGGGCATTTCGTCGCGCAGGAGGCGCCCGCCGCCTTCGCCACGGCGGTCGGCGACTTCGTCGACCGCGTCGACCGGAGCCGCTGA
- a CDS encoding polyprenyl synthetase family protein, protein MRVTTQELIAAPVPDLLACAQELVRPVLNRTVADMHPELRRICGYHFGWSQQDGSAVDKPPQGKALRSALVLLSAAAYGDNSAPVLEGAAAMELVHNSTMMHDDVMDGDEMRRGRPAVWAVYGIAWALLAGDALWVAANRCLQAVGRPDTLGLLGDASSALVNGQGGELHLASREVAGIGLEEYTAMAAGKTSALLECALGIGAALGGAGKETVTELRFAGHHLGIAWQAANDIEDIWADPAVTGKPPMGDLRERKPTLPMIAALHSGGPHAQALAHAVRDRELWPEPHELAALIEKAGGRSGAAALSNRHLAESLSHLDRAVLHPAADEAMRRLFRFIVTRG, encoded by the coding sequence ATGCGCGTGACCACACAGGAACTCATCGCTGCGCCCGTTCCGGATCTACTGGCCTGCGCGCAGGAGTTGGTGCGCCCGGTCCTAAACCGGACGGTCGCCGACATGCACCCCGAGCTTCGACGCATCTGCGGCTACCACTTCGGCTGGTCGCAGCAGGACGGCTCTGCCGTGGACAAGCCTCCTCAGGGTAAGGCGCTCAGATCCGCACTGGTGCTGTTGTCGGCTGCCGCATACGGCGACAACAGCGCCCCGGTGCTGGAGGGAGCTGCCGCGATGGAGCTGGTCCACAACTCGACGATGATGCATGACGACGTGATGGACGGTGACGAGATGCGCAGGGGCCGCCCTGCGGTCTGGGCGGTCTACGGCATTGCGTGGGCATTGCTGGCCGGGGACGCCTTGTGGGTCGCGGCCAACCGGTGCCTTCAGGCAGTGGGCCGCCCGGACACTCTCGGCCTGCTGGGCGACGCATCCTCGGCTCTGGTCAACGGCCAGGGCGGGGAACTGCACCTCGCCAGCCGGGAGGTCGCGGGCATCGGGCTGGAGGAGTACACAGCGATGGCGGCCGGGAAAACCAGTGCGCTGCTGGAATGCGCCCTGGGTATCGGAGCTGCTCTGGGCGGCGCCGGCAAGGAAACGGTCACCGAACTCCGGTTTGCGGGCCACCATTTGGGGATTGCCTGGCAGGCCGCCAACGACATCGAGGACATCTGGGCGGACCCGGCGGTGACCGGTAAGCCTCCGATGGGCGACCTGCGTGAACGCAAACCCACCCTGCCTATGATCGCAGCACTTCACTCGGGGGGCCCGCACGCCCAAGCGCTGGCCCATGCGGTCAGAGACCGCGAGTTGTGGCCCGAGCCGCACGAGCTCGCCGCCCTTATCGAGAAAGCCGGCGGGAGATCGGGCGCAGCCGCCCTGTCCAACCGCCACCTCGCCGAATCGCTGTCCCATCTCGACCGCGCAGTTCTGCACCCGGCCGCCGACGAGGCCATGCGGCGCCTGTTCCGCTTCATCGTCACCCGCGGCTGA
- a CDS encoding peptidase inhibitor family I36 protein, which yields MTGALTVSTPAGAADCPSGHFCAWTEANYDGQRANWHGDDGWWESFIESEDSSWANHGISGPGVKDHVKVYSRSHLGGHMTICLAPGQEVGYNGAANDGGSSHEWSMSC from the coding sequence TTGACCGGAGCCCTGACGGTCTCCACTCCGGCCGGCGCAGCCGACTGCCCCAGCGGACACTTCTGCGCCTGGACGGAAGCCAACTACGACGGTCAGCGCGCCAACTGGCACGGCGATGACGGCTGGTGGGAGAGCTTTATTGAAAGCGAGGACTCCTCGTGGGCCAATCACGGCATTTCGGGTCCGGGTGTTAAGGACCACGTCAAGGTGTACTCCCGGTCACACCTTGGCGGCCACATGACGATCTGTCTGGCCCCGGGGCAGGAGGTTGGCTACAACGGAGCTGCGAACGACGGCGGAAGCTCCCACGAGTGGTCGATGAGCTGCTGA
- a CDS encoding ABC transporter permease: MRFHWTRFALATGFSLIEHGRNRFAMVLVTLFVPLWTTLAYLAMPDTPAPMRLRATGETLAPHGNELTEISGALNAITLITGFMMFAAAFSGNSFDRRLAMAGYPRAHLVLAKVTALVLISAAVAAYATAVTCLAWTPRQPLLLAAALFSAGLTYGALGVGFGSVLHREVEGMFAIVMTSIVDLGLQNPVTSSGANHPLTRYLPSYGSMQASTAAGFSTNPVPRHLAIQLAWFAGAALIALVGFRRSTRSTLPANPKPAEAEPTNGGLSLPTPRRSAAPSTSLSDTEAP, translated from the coding sequence GTGAGGTTTCACTGGACCCGGTTCGCTCTCGCCACCGGCTTCTCGCTGATCGAGCACGGCCGCAACCGGTTCGCCATGGTCCTCGTGACCCTGTTCGTCCCCCTGTGGACGACTCTCGCCTACCTGGCGATGCCCGACACCCCAGCCCCCATGCGGCTGCGCGCCACCGGGGAGACGCTGGCGCCCCATGGCAACGAGCTGACGGAGATCAGCGGCGCCCTCAACGCCATCACCCTGATCACCGGTTTCATGATGTTCGCCGCCGCCTTCTCCGGCAACAGCTTCGACCGCCGGCTGGCGATGGCCGGCTATCCCCGCGCCCACCTCGTCCTGGCCAAGGTCACCGCACTGGTTCTGATCTCGGCTGCGGTAGCCGCCTACGCCACCGCGGTCACCTGCCTGGCCTGGACACCCCGGCAGCCGCTGCTGCTCGCCGCCGCGCTGTTCAGCGCGGGACTCACCTACGGCGCCCTCGGCGTCGGCTTCGGCTCGGTGCTGCACCGGGAAGTCGAGGGCATGTTCGCCATCGTGATGACCAGCATCGTCGACCTCGGGCTGCAGAACCCGGTCACCAGCTCCGGGGCCAACCACCCGCTCACGCGCTACCTCCCCTCCTACGGCTCCATGCAGGCCAGCACGGCAGCGGGATTCTCCACCAACCCGGTGCCGCGTCATCTGGCCATCCAGCTCGCCTGGTTCGCGGGAGCGGCCCTGATCGCCCTGGTGGGCTTTCGCCGTAGCACCCGCAGCACCCTGCCCGCCAACCCAAAGCCCGCTGAGGCCGAGCCGACAAACGGCGGCCTCTCCCTTCCCACGCCGCGCCGATCTGCCGCGCCATCGACTTCGCTGTCCGACACGGAAGCGCCTTGA
- a CDS encoding MFS transporter — MGWLTAAELLPSLLLPIPGGAWADRQTNRRRAMIVADIGRFAAIASVALAYACGALTMTHLYAAAFAVGVLTVRFRVCNHHVYASVVAADRYVDGNALLTGSRSVAAVAGPGGGGALVQALSAPITLLMDAITYLVSAMCLGRIRAQEAPPAPRGEGGLADGLRWVTANRTPALLLAGVAMLSLCQTLTTTLFVLYGTTELGLTPAAIGTVFAVFGVGGLAGAYAAPRVVRRIGIGPAPLVIGALAAAHLGAGCGVAVLDISANSYLIAVIPPTLRSRVMGVVQTANFGVRPTGAVLAGTLGTVLGLRPTLWIGTAFAVLSVLWVAASGLPRIRKLPENATQHREGQEEAGGLTLWPHSSQRVPGVAPGRAGAGRGEAAAGAGAAAGEDKPLLPREVDDKLVPAWMNTVLQQTRDVRSGTYQWHVALSVMTTPFVSVARALGV; from the coding sequence ATGGGGTGGCTGACGGCGGCGGAACTGCTGCCCTCGTTGCTGCTGCCGATCCCCGGCGGGGCGTGGGCAGACCGGCAGACAAACCGGCGCAGGGCGATGATCGTCGCGGACATCGGGCGGTTCGCCGCGATCGCCTCCGTAGCGCTGGCCTATGCGTGCGGCGCGCTGACGATGACTCACCTGTATGCGGCGGCGTTCGCCGTCGGGGTGCTCACCGTGCGGTTCCGGGTCTGCAATCACCACGTGTACGCATCCGTGGTCGCCGCCGACAGGTACGTGGACGGCAACGCGCTGCTCACCGGGAGCAGATCGGTGGCTGCGGTCGCCGGACCAGGCGGGGGCGGAGCGCTCGTTCAGGCACTGTCGGCGCCGATCACCCTGCTGATGGACGCCATCACCTACCTGGTGTCGGCGATGTGCCTGGGACGCATCAGGGCGCAGGAAGCGCCGCCCGCACCCCGTGGTGAGGGCGGGCTCGCGGACGGGCTGCGCTGGGTGACGGCGAACCGCACCCCGGCCCTGCTGCTGGCAGGGGTCGCCATGCTGAGCCTGTGCCAAACCCTCACGACAACGCTGTTCGTGCTGTACGGAACCACCGAGCTGGGACTCACCCCCGCGGCGATAGGAACGGTCTTCGCTGTATTCGGGGTCGGCGGCCTGGCCGGCGCCTACGCCGCGCCGCGCGTCGTGCGGCGGATCGGCATCGGCCCGGCACCGTTGGTGATCGGGGCGCTGGCCGCCGCGCACCTCGGCGCCGGCTGCGGGGTCGCGGTCCTGGACATCTCCGCCAACAGCTACCTGATCGCCGTCATCCCGCCCACCCTGCGTTCCCGCGTGATGGGCGTGGTGCAGACCGCCAACTTCGGAGTGCGCCCGACCGGCGCGGTGCTGGCCGGCACGCTGGGCACCGTGCTCGGCCTGCGGCCTACTCTGTGGATCGGTACGGCGTTTGCCGTGTTGAGCGTGCTGTGGGTCGCTGCATCCGGGCTACCGCGCATCCGGAAACTGCCCGAAAATGCCACGCAGCATAGAGAAGGGCAGGAGGAAGCGGGGGGTTTGACTCTGTGGCCGCATAGCTCTCAACGAGTTCCAGGTGTCGCCCCCGGGCGTGCGGGTGCTGGCCGGGGTGAAGCGGCTGCCGGCGCTGGCGCGGCGGCGGGTGAGGACAAGCCGCTGCTGCCGCGCGAGGTCGACGACAAGCTGGTGCCGGCCTGGATGAACACCGTCCTCCAGCAGACCCGGGACGTGCGGTCGGGCACGTACCAGTGGCACGTGGCTTTATCCGTGATGACTACGCCTTTCGTCAGTGTGGCCAGGGCGCTTGGGGTGTGA
- a CDS encoding TetR/AcrR family transcriptional regulator gives MSEGGKSRRRASARTPLSRERVIRTAVAVADEKGSAALTMRAIAEPLGVEAMSLYHHVAGREDILDGMVDAVFGEIDLPPRDTDWKSAMRHRAVSARAALRRHPWAIGLMDSRSQPGPATLRHHDAVIGAWRAGGFSLPMTAHALSLIDSYLYGFVLQELSLPFTGSAELDEVAGAILREMPADAYPHLTELATEHVLKPGYDYADEFVFGLTLILDALHPDETAGN, from the coding sequence ATGAGCGAGGGAGGCAAGAGCCGACGCAGGGCGTCGGCGCGCACACCACTCAGTCGCGAGCGCGTGATTCGTACGGCGGTGGCGGTGGCGGACGAGAAGGGGTCGGCCGCGCTCACCATGCGGGCCATTGCCGAACCGCTGGGAGTCGAGGCGATGTCGCTCTATCACCATGTGGCGGGCAGGGAGGACATCCTCGACGGCATGGTGGACGCAGTGTTCGGCGAGATCGACCTGCCGCCGCGCGACACGGACTGGAAAAGCGCCATGCGGCACCGCGCGGTCTCCGCCCGTGCCGCCCTCCGGCGCCACCCGTGGGCCATCGGCCTGATGGACTCCCGCTCCCAGCCCGGCCCGGCGACCCTGCGCCACCACGACGCCGTCATCGGGGCGTGGCGCGCCGGAGGGTTCTCCCTCCCGATGACCGCGCACGCCCTCTCACTGATCGACAGTTACCTGTACGGCTTCGTGCTCCAGGAGCTGAGCCTGCCCTTCACAGGCTCGGCGGAGTTGGACGAGGTTGCGGGCGCCATCCTGCGCGAGATGCCCGCCGACGCCTATCCCCACCTGACCGAGCTGGCCACCGAGCACGTACTCAAGCCCGGCTACGACTACGCCGACGAGTTCGTCTTCGGCCTCACCCTCATCCTCGACGCCCTCCACCCGGACGAGACGGCGGGCAACTAG
- a CDS encoding IS5 family transposase, with product MTRQRPYPSDLSDACWELTGPALTARRAERRGKGPDIGHPPQHDLRRIMDAIPYADRTGIPWRYLPHDFAPWETVYGYLAAWQKDGLLDQLNGVLRQLVPQAEGRDAEPSACVLDTQRVKTSPNAPATGQGIDAGKKIAGRKRHIGVGTLGLLLAVRATAASVSDNAGGIHLLSRIATANPQVTKAWTDSGYHTKAIDHGARPGIDVEVVRRDPAAKGFKVIPRRWVAEPTFGWLMHHRRLARDYETHPHRSEAIIRLAMIDPISRRLTRESTLN from the coding sequence ATGACGCGACAGCGCCCGTATCCCAGCGATCTGTCCGATGCCTGCTGGGAGTTGACCGGGCCCGCCCTGACAGCCCGGCGAGCCGAGCGCAGGGGCAAGGGCCCGGACATCGGGCACCCGCCCCAGCATGACCTGCGCCGGATCATGGACGCCATCCCGTATGCCGACCGGACCGGGATCCCATGGCGCTATCTGCCGCACGACTTCGCGCCGTGGGAGACCGTCTACGGGTACCTCGCCGCATGGCAGAAGGACGGCCTCCTCGACCAGCTCAACGGCGTCCTGCGCCAGTTGGTGCCACAGGCCGAAGGCCGGGACGCCGAGCCCAGCGCCTGCGTGCTCGACACCCAGAGGGTCAAGACCTCCCCGAACGCGCCGGCCACCGGTCAGGGCATCGACGCAGGGAAGAAGATCGCAGGCCGCAAACGCCACATCGGCGTCGGCACTCTCGGCCTGCTCCTGGCCGTCCGGGCCACCGCCGCCAGCGTCTCGGACAACGCCGGCGGCATCCACCTGCTGTCCCGGATCGCCACCGCGAACCCGCAGGTCACAAAGGCCTGGACCGACTCCGGCTACCACACCAAGGCCATCGACCACGGCGCCCGCCCGGGCATCGACGTCGAAGTCGTCCGCCGAGATCCTGCCGCAAAGGGTTTCAAGGTGATCCCGAGGCGCTGGGTCGCCGAGCCAACCTTCGGCTGGCTCATGCACCACCGCCGCCTCGCCCGCGACTACGAGACCCACCCGCACCGCTCCGAAGCCATAATCCGCCTCGCGATGATCGACCCCATAAGCAGACGACTGACCCGCGAATCCACCCTGAACTGA
- the uppS gene encoding polyprenyl diphosphate synthase: MPVHVACIMDGNGRWAEQRSLERTEGHSAGEAAVVSAVRGARDMGIQWLTLFAFSTENWQRPQAEVDYLMRFNQRILVNNGQHWHRMGVRVRYLGALDARVPDCVREQITHYEQLTADNTDMTFTMAFNHGGRSALVHAVRALMDADTKAAEVSEECLARHMQYPDLPDVDLLIRTSGEHRLSNFLLWQMAYAEMYFPETLWPDFRANHLAEAVAVYHSRQRRYGTVIHTPQDQPFNRLTTP; the protein is encoded by the coding sequence ATGCCTGTGCATGTGGCCTGCATCATGGATGGCAACGGCCGCTGGGCGGAACAGCGCTCACTGGAGCGGACCGAGGGACACTCCGCGGGCGAAGCTGCGGTCGTCTCCGCGGTCAGAGGCGCACGCGATATGGGGATCCAGTGGCTGACCCTGTTCGCCTTCTCCACCGAGAACTGGCAGCGCCCCCAGGCGGAGGTCGACTATCTGATGCGCTTCAACCAGCGCATCCTCGTCAACAACGGCCAGCATTGGCACCGCATGGGAGTCCGGGTGCGCTACCTGGGTGCACTCGATGCCCGCGTCCCGGACTGCGTCCGTGAACAAATCACTCACTACGAACAACTGACGGCCGACAACACCGACATGACCTTCACCATGGCCTTCAACCATGGGGGACGCAGCGCTCTCGTCCATGCGGTCCGTGCGCTGATGGACGCCGACACCAAGGCAGCCGAGGTATCCGAGGAATGCCTCGCCCGGCACATGCAGTACCCCGATCTGCCAGACGTGGACCTGCTCATCCGGACCTCGGGAGAGCACCGGCTTTCCAATTTCCTGCTTTGGCAGATGGCCTATGCCGAAATGTACTTTCCCGAAACCCTGTGGCCCGACTTCCGGGCCAATCACCTGGCTGAGGCCGTGGCTGTCTACCACAGCCGCCAGCGCCGATATGGGACAGTCATCCATACGCCTCAAGACCAGCCTTTCAACCGACTTACTACTCCCTGA
- a CDS encoding thioesterase II family protein, with protein MGIAKLPSDGTEHSSASRWLIPLASRPSASVRAYLFPPPGTGASFYLPLAEELPTFMEPVALQAPGREERSAEPRVRHYSKLVDATTEAMSAAGSSKPSVFLGYCASGIWAFETGRALVNMGAQGPLLLGVCAAPAPGEAAKYTRYMARPDRAVRALLQEQALTPDMRELATQAIYRDLITALSYRYSPGAQVTCPVSLFSGEEDAIIPRNLVRRWDAYTSSRVIADRAYAGGHVFLREHWGTVAQHFSSDVKAVLASQPEEPSSPLT; from the coding sequence ATGGGAATTGCCAAGCTGCCGTCCGACGGAACCGAGCACAGCTCGGCCAGCCGCTGGTTGATTCCACTGGCCTCCCGCCCATCAGCGTCTGTGCGCGCCTACCTCTTCCCACCACCTGGAACGGGCGCATCCTTCTACCTTCCGCTGGCGGAGGAGCTGCCCACGTTCATGGAGCCGGTGGCTTTGCAGGCGCCCGGTCGCGAAGAACGCAGCGCTGAACCGCGGGTGAGGCACTATTCCAAACTGGTGGACGCCACTACCGAGGCAATGAGTGCTGCGGGCAGCTCGAAGCCCAGCGTGTTCCTCGGATACTGCGCCAGTGGGATCTGGGCTTTCGAGACCGGGCGGGCACTCGTCAATATGGGGGCTCAGGGGCCACTCCTGCTCGGTGTGTGCGCTGCTCCCGCTCCCGGCGAGGCCGCCAAATACACACGGTATATGGCACGTCCGGACAGGGCAGTCCGCGCGCTCCTTCAGGAACAAGCCCTGACACCAGACATGCGTGAACTCGCAACCCAAGCCATCTACCGGGACCTCATTACAGCGCTGTCCTACCGGTACAGCCCTGGGGCTCAAGTGACCTGTCCTGTTTCCCTCTTCTCGGGGGAAGAAGACGCCATCATCCCTCGCAACCTGGTACGCCGCTGGGACGCATACACCAGCTCGCGCGTCATCGCGGACCGGGCGTACGCCGGTGGACACGTGTTCTTGCGCGAACACTGGGGCACCGTGGCACAGCACTTTTCCTCGGACGTCAAAGCAGTCCTGGCTTCCCAACCGGAGGAGCCGTCTTCCCCCCTCACGTGA
- a CDS encoding ABC transporter ATP-binding protein — MEVRDVHHSYRRRVVLRGVDLWLRAGTLCGVVGENGAGKSTLLKILSGELRPSRGTVRHGGRFGYCPQHVILNDALTVRQHLRFFQRAYCLADLRYAEQVMDVLGFAGYADERAGVLSGGTRQKLNVTLALMHDPQVLLLDEPYQGFDWDTYQRFWDLAARLRDAGRSVLIVSHLAYDTERLDELWRLDGGVLRPDRAVTA, encoded by the coding sequence GTGGAGGTCAGGGATGTGCATCATTCCTACCGTCGGCGTGTGGTTTTGCGGGGCGTTGATCTGTGGCTTCGGGCAGGGACACTGTGTGGGGTCGTCGGAGAGAACGGCGCCGGTAAATCAACTCTGCTGAAGATCCTTTCCGGCGAGTTGCGGCCCTCCCGCGGCACGGTCCGTCATGGTGGCCGGTTCGGTTACTGCCCTCAGCACGTGATCCTCAACGACGCACTGACTGTCCGGCAGCACTTGAGGTTCTTCCAGAGGGCCTATTGTCTGGCAGATCTGCGGTATGCCGAGCAGGTCATGGACGTGCTGGGGTTCGCCGGTTACGCCGATGAGCGGGCCGGGGTGCTCAGCGGCGGGACGCGGCAAAAGCTGAACGTGACGCTGGCGCTGATGCACGATCCCCAGGTGCTTCTTCTGGACGAGCCGTACCAGGGGTTCGACTGGGACACCTACCAGCGTTTCTGGGATCTCGCCGCGCGGCTGCGTGATGCGGGACGCTCTGTCCTGATCGTCTCCCATCTGGCGTACGACACCGAGCGCCTGGACGAGTTGTGGCGTCTGGACGGCGGGGTACTCCGTCCGGACCGGGCGGTGACTGCGTGA
- a CDS encoding MarR family winged helix-turn-helix transcriptional regulator, producing the protein MSSRSGADLALLLLGSYRNLVDEVVRELATRGYPGARPSHEYAIRAIRAGADSASDLARRLAITKQAAAKTIAALVERGYVTTETDPADIRRKNIRITDHGIGLITESTAIFDEVRARWEVRLGAAELAELETQLAQFVGDSPINLDAPGWAAGQELR; encoded by the coding sequence ATGTCCTCACGATCCGGCGCCGATCTCGCCCTGCTGCTCCTGGGCAGCTATCGCAATCTGGTGGACGAAGTGGTCCGGGAGCTGGCGACCCGGGGGTACCCCGGTGCCCGGCCGTCGCACGAGTACGCGATCCGGGCCATCCGAGCCGGCGCCGACAGCGCCTCGGACTTGGCCCGCAGACTCGCCATCACCAAGCAGGCCGCGGCGAAGACGATCGCCGCGCTCGTCGAACGCGGGTACGTCACCACCGAGACCGACCCCGCCGACATCCGCCGCAAGAACATCCGGATCACCGATCACGGGATCGGGCTGATCACCGAGAGCACGGCGATCTTCGACGAGGTGCGGGCCCGCTGGGAAGTGCGTCTGGGCGCCGCCGAACTCGCCGAGCTGGAAACCCAGCTCGCCCAATTCGTCGGCGACTCGCCCATCAACCTCGACGCTCCGGGCTGGGCGGCGGGACAGGAACTGCGCTAG
- a CDS encoding SAM-dependent methyltransferase, with product MEQALDTPTVRTSYERDLHRHWSDKTNDPINLRLGAEDGLYHHHYGVGGFDPSVLQAPLDVREKLILAEMHRMENDQVSLILDALGEVPADARIMDAGSGRGGTSFLLHRRFGCLMDGVNFCGHHLDFSRQLGVRHGYQDRVQFTEANMVATPFADQTFDYVVSNETTMYVDLDEAFGEFARLLKPAGRYVLVTWCRDDTATDVHPDADAIDRHYVCHIHRRSAYLRALLNAGLVPKQVTDLTTEAIPYWELRSASELATGVEPHFLDAYRQGQMNYIVITADRISEAASENVAVRADG from the coding sequence GTGGAACAGGCGCTGGACACCCCGACAGTCCGTACCTCTTACGAGCGCGATCTTCACCGTCACTGGAGCGACAAGACCAACGACCCCATCAACCTGCGGCTGGGAGCTGAGGACGGCCTCTACCATCACCACTACGGAGTGGGCGGTTTCGACCCCTCCGTGCTCCAGGCCCCCCTGGACGTTAGGGAGAAACTCATCCTGGCCGAGATGCACCGCATGGAGAACGATCAGGTCTCCTTGATCCTGGACGCCCTCGGCGAGGTACCAGCCGACGCACGGATCATGGACGCGGGCTCAGGCCGCGGAGGGACCTCTTTCCTCCTCCACCGCCGGTTCGGCTGCCTCATGGACGGCGTGAACTTCTGCGGTCACCACCTCGACTTCTCCCGCCAGCTGGGCGTACGCCACGGCTACCAGGACCGCGTCCAGTTCACCGAGGCGAACATGGTCGCCACCCCCTTCGCCGACCAGACCTTCGACTACGTCGTATCCAACGAGACGACCATGTACGTCGACCTCGACGAGGCATTCGGCGAGTTCGCCCGCCTCCTCAAACCCGCAGGCCGCTACGTCCTGGTCACCTGGTGCCGCGACGACACCGCCACGGACGTCCACCCCGACGCCGATGCGATCGACCGCCACTACGTGTGCCACATCCACCGCCGCTCCGCCTACCTGCGCGCCCTGTTGAACGCCGGCCTCGTCCCCAAGCAGGTCACCGACCTCACCACCGAGGCGATTCCATACTGGGAACTGCGCAGCGCCTCCGAACTCGCCACCGGCGTCGAACCCCACTTCCTGGACGCCTACCGCCAGGGCCAGATGAACTACATCGTCATCACCGCGGACCGTATCAGCGAGGCCGCTTCTGAGAACGTCGCCGTGCGCGCGGACGGATGA
- a CDS encoding NAD(P)-dependent oxidoreductase yields MSTDRAKKVCIVGASGKLGQYMVGHALERGYEVVGVCREDSVPKLAAFEGRMTVVPGPTNDPEVIRRAVAGCDGVLTVLAPWGVQQYASGTAQAVLDHARPGARLVFSCGWHITRDGKDKYSRMFIMGVRIAAVLAKLVRAVEIDDQVEACRRVFASDTRWTVVRGSTLKEGESQGLPVWSRHVGDPVLASNLTRRVDFALFMVEALTNDTLVQEAPAIVGCRTPSALAHSAGHHDRAQ; encoded by the coding sequence ATGAGCACGGATCGTGCGAAGAAGGTCTGCATCGTCGGAGCTTCGGGGAAGCTCGGGCAGTACATGGTCGGGCACGCACTGGAACGCGGCTACGAGGTGGTCGGCGTGTGCCGGGAGGACAGCGTGCCGAAGCTGGCCGCGTTCGAAGGCCGGATGACCGTCGTCCCCGGCCCCACGAACGACCCGGAGGTGATCCGGCGGGCGGTCGCCGGGTGCGACGGGGTGTTGACGGTGCTGGCGCCCTGGGGGGTGCAGCAGTACGCGTCGGGCACGGCCCAGGCGGTGCTCGACCACGCACGGCCGGGCGCACGCCTGGTCTTCTCCTGCGGATGGCATATCACGCGTGACGGCAAGGACAAGTACTCCCGGATGTTCATCATGGGCGTCCGGATCGCCGCCGTGCTGGCCAAGCTCGTCCGCGCCGTCGAGATCGACGACCAAGTGGAGGCGTGCCGACGGGTGTTCGCCAGCGACACCCGGTGGACCGTTGTGCGCGGCAGCACTCTCAAGGAGGGCGAAAGCCAGGGCCTGCCCGTATGGAGCCGGCACGTGGGCGACCCGGTACTGGCCAGCAACCTGACGCGCCGGGTGGACTTCGCGCTGTTCATGGTGGAAGCGCTCACCAATGACACCCTCGTCCAGGAGGCCCCGGCAATCGTCGGCTGCCGAACCCCCAGCGCCCTCGCTCACTCCGCCGGCCACCACGACCGCGCTCAATAG
- a CDS encoding ATP-binding cassette domain-containing protein gives MVGVVGENGAGKSTLLRILIGDLIHGWRFGEGRRRAPSPASYSLPRASGIAFLGLAAGISGLGPLAHTTSGRKST, from the coding sequence ATGGTGGGAGTCGTAGGAGAAAACGGGGCAGGCAAGAGCACTCTGCTGCGCATCCTGATTGGTGACCTTATCCATGGATGGCGGTTCGGAGAGGGCCGTCGGCGGGCGCCAAGCCCGGCTTCTTATTCGTTGCCAAGAGCCAGCGGTATTGCCTTCTTGGGCCTTGCAGCCGGCATTTCTGGCCTCGGTCCGCTGGCACACACAACATCTGGCAGAAAGAGCACGTGA